A genomic segment from Cyanobium sp. NIES-981 encodes:
- a CDS encoding cyclic nucleotide-binding domain-containing protein, which yields MLSTAAGSVAPTTPIDLMAAHGDCEVVILPTGARVFHAGAPADSIYGLRRGIVEVLGPSQEKLCYRPGEMFSYQDIVWGDGLHRSDALARTPVEVLRLDRLRFLNLLHNHPTLAVQLIGQQHERLREQRTSGTCCY from the coding sequence TTGCTGAGCACGGCTGCTGGATCTGTCGCTCCGACCACCCCGATCGATCTGATGGCGGCCCATGGGGACTGCGAGGTGGTGATTCTTCCCACCGGCGCCAGGGTGTTCCACGCGGGGGCTCCGGCGGATTCGATCTATGGGTTGCGGCGCGGCATCGTGGAAGTGCTGGGGCCGTCGCAGGAGAAGCTCTGCTACCGCCCGGGGGAGATGTTCAGCTACCAGGACATCGTGTGGGGTGACGGCCTCCACCGCAGCGACGCCCTGGCCCGCACGCCGGTGGAGGTGCTGCGCCTGGATCGCCTGCGCTTTCTCAACCTGCTCCACAACCACCCCACCCTGGCGGTGCAGCTGATCGGTCAGCAGCATGAGCGGCTGCGGGAGCAGCGCACCAGCGGCACCTGCTGCTACTGA
- the speB gene encoding agmatinase: MQHASPFDTDGTIYMASRRDPAGCRVGLFGVPYDGTTSFRPGTRFGPAAIREVSSGLETYCPQLDLDLEDLAFADLGAVAIPFGAPEPVVAAVRQATETVLALGLKPLMLGGEHSISSGAVAAVAARHPDLVLVQLDAHADLRHEWLGAHHSHACAMRRCLEVLPSQRLLQIAIRSGTREEFSELRRSGRLVAIERMAEALRPLRGQPLYLTVDLDWFDPAVMAGTGTPEPGGFLWRDFAALMEELRHHQLVAADVVELAPQLDPSGVSSVLAAKVVRSLLLLLGGSQ, from the coding sequence ATGCAGCACGCTTCCCCCTTCGACACCGACGGCACCATCTACATGGCCAGCCGCCGCGACCCGGCCGGCTGCCGCGTGGGCCTGTTCGGGGTGCCCTACGACGGCACCACCTCCTTCCGGCCCGGCACCCGCTTCGGGCCGGCGGCGATCCGGGAGGTGAGCAGCGGCCTGGAAACCTATTGCCCCCAGCTCGACCTGGATCTGGAGGATCTGGCCTTCGCCGATCTGGGCGCGGTGGCCATCCCCTTCGGCGCCCCCGAGCCGGTGGTGGCGGCGGTGCGGCAGGCCACCGAGACGGTGCTGGCCCTCGGGCTCAAACCCCTGATGCTCGGCGGCGAGCACTCGATCAGCTCCGGCGCCGTGGCGGCCGTGGCCGCCCGCCACCCCGATCTGGTGCTGGTGCAGCTCGATGCCCACGCCGACCTGCGCCACGAATGGCTGGGCGCCCACCACAGCCACGCCTGCGCCATGCGCCGCTGTCTGGAGGTGCTGCCCAGCCAGCGGCTGCTGCAGATCGCCATCCGCAGCGGCACCCGGGAGGAATTCTCCGAGCTGCGCCGCAGCGGCCGGCTGGTGGCGATTGAGCGCATGGCCGAGGCGCTGCGGCCCCTGCGCGGCCAGCCGCTCTACCTCACCGTGGACCTCGACTGGTTCGATCCGGCCGTGATGGCCGGCACCGGCACGCCGGAGCCGGGGGGCTTCCTCTGGCGCGATTTCGCCGCACTGATGGAGGAGCTGCGCCACCACCAGCTCGTGGCCGCCGATGTGGTGGAACTGGCGCCGCAGCTCGACCCCAGTGGCGTCAGCAGCGTGCTGGCCGCCAAGGTGGTGCGCAGCCTGCTGCTGTTGCTCGGGGGCTCTCAGTAG
- the speE gene encoding polyamine aminopropyltransferase: MAPSSGRPTEGWIDEIHDGVRYGLAGRVIAETQSPFQRVTIIESERYGKGLLLDGCWMTAERQERHYHEPLVHPALCGAERIERVLVIGGGDGGTARECLRHGGVRHLDLVEIDGQVVAWSQQHLPAIGEGCWSDPRFHLTVGDGIAWAAQAAEASYDVVIVDGSDPAGPAEGLFNRAFFAHCRRILRPGGVFATQSESPEAFRQVHLDTVKLLREVFGHADPLYGWVPMYPSGWWSWTFAATGGRRYLEPDPARAAAVVGGCEIWSPRWQRGAFEAVPVAIERALAH; the protein is encoded by the coding sequence ATGGCTCCCTCCTCAGGCCGGCCCACTGAAGGCTGGATCGACGAGATTCACGACGGCGTCCGCTATGGCCTGGCCGGTCGGGTGATCGCCGAAACCCAGTCGCCGTTCCAGCGCGTCACGATCATCGAGAGCGAGCGCTACGGCAAAGGCCTGCTGCTCGACGGCTGCTGGATGACGGCCGAACGGCAGGAGCGCCACTACCACGAACCCCTGGTGCATCCGGCCCTCTGCGGGGCCGAGCGCATCGAGCGGGTGCTGGTGATCGGCGGCGGCGATGGGGGCACCGCCCGCGAGTGCCTGCGCCACGGCGGCGTGCGGCACCTCGACCTGGTGGAGATCGACGGCCAGGTGGTGGCCTGGAGCCAGCAGCACCTGCCCGCGATCGGGGAGGGGTGCTGGAGCGATCCCCGCTTCCACCTCACCGTGGGCGATGGCATCGCCTGGGCGGCCCAGGCTGCGGAGGCCAGCTACGACGTGGTGATCGTGGACGGCTCCGATCCGGCCGGCCCGGCCGAGGGCCTGTTCAACCGCGCCTTCTTCGCGCACTGCCGCCGCATCCTGCGGCCCGGCGGTGTGTTCGCCACCCAGAGCGAATCGCCGGAGGCCTTCCGCCAGGTGCACCTCGACACCGTGAAGCTGCTGCGGGAGGTGTTCGGCCACGCCGACCCGCTGTACGGCTGGGTGCCGATGTATCCGAGCGGCTGGTGGAGCTGGACCTTCGCCGCCACCGGCGGCCGCCGTTACCTGGAGCCGGATCCCGCCCGCGCCGCGGCCGTCGTCGGTGGCTGTGAGATCTGGAGCCCCCGCTGGCAGCGGGGTGCCTTCGAGGCGGTGCCGGTGGCGATCGAGCGGGCCCTCGCGCACTGA
- the arfB gene encoding alternative ribosome rescue aminoacyl-tRNA hydrolase ArfB: MAGELSSGDLRVSPAVVIPAAELRWRFSRSSGPGGQNVNTTDSRVELVFDLAASQAFPPGLHARALRRLEPRLVEGSVVVAASEHRSQWRNRVAAQRRLVALLQEALQPPPPPRRPTRPGRGAVERRLTAKKRRSATKARRASRDRAGED, encoded by the coding sequence ATGGCCGGCGAGCTGTCCAGCGGGGATCTGCGCGTGTCGCCGGCCGTGGTGATCCCGGCGGCGGAGCTGCGCTGGCGCTTCTCCCGCTCCTCCGGCCCGGGCGGGCAGAACGTGAACACCACCGACTCGCGGGTGGAGCTGGTGTTCGATCTGGCGGCCTCCCAGGCGTTCCCTCCGGGCCTGCACGCCCGCGCCCTGCGGCGGCTGGAGCCCAGGCTGGTGGAGGGATCCGTGGTGGTGGCGGCCAGTGAACACCGCTCCCAGTGGCGCAACCGGGTGGCGGCCCAGCGCCGCCTGGTGGCCCTGCTGCAGGAGGCGCTGCAGCCGCCGCCTCCGCCGCGGCGCCCCACCCGCCCCGGCCGCGGGGCGGTGGAACGGCGGCTCACGGCCAAGAAACGGCGCAGTGCCACCAAGGCGCGGCGGGCCTCCCGCGACAGGGCCGGGGAGGACTAG
- the mazG gene encoding nucleoside triphosphate pyrophosphohydrolase encodes MPADPPGTPRTAATLDALAELIAVVERLRDPEGGCPWDLEQTHASLVPYVLEEAHEVADAIRHGDDRHLAEELGDLLLQVVLHARIAAEEGRFDLETIARGISAKLVRRHPHVFAPPGQTAPLADSAAVKASWEAIKAEERRQAAASSSSEAASMSPLSDRLAGKVRGQPALAGAMTISRKAAAAGFEWDDLGGVWRKVHEELDELKEAVASGDRVHAQEELGDVLFTLVNVARWCGLDPEAGLAGTNRRFLDRFSRVEAALGGDLGGRSLRDLEGLWQAAKAAIRAEATPSPGSAAAEGSP; translated from the coding sequence ATGCCCGCTGATCCACCAGGCACCCCCCGCACCGCTGCCACCCTCGACGCCCTGGCCGAGCTGATCGCCGTGGTGGAGCGGCTGCGCGACCCCGAGGGCGGCTGCCCCTGGGACCTGGAACAGACCCACGCCTCCCTGGTGCCCTACGTGCTGGAGGAGGCCCACGAGGTGGCCGATGCCATCCGCCACGGCGACGACCGCCACCTCGCCGAGGAGCTGGGCGACCTGCTGCTGCAGGTGGTGCTGCACGCCCGCATCGCAGCCGAGGAGGGCCGCTTCGATCTGGAGACCATCGCCCGCGGCATCAGCGCCAAACTGGTGCGGCGCCATCCCCACGTGTTCGCCCCGCCCGGCCAGACCGCGCCGCTGGCCGACAGCGCGGCGGTGAAGGCCAGCTGGGAGGCGATCAAGGCCGAGGAGCGCCGCCAGGCCGCCGCCTCCAGCTCCAGTGAGGCAGCCTCCATGAGCCCCCTCAGCGACCGGCTGGCGGGCAAGGTGCGCGGCCAGCCCGCCCTCGCGGGCGCCATGACGATTTCCAGGAAGGCGGCCGCGGCCGGCTTCGAGTGGGACGACCTCGGCGGCGTGTGGAGGAAGGTGCACGAGGAGCTCGATGAGCTCAAGGAGGCCGTGGCCAGCGGCGATCGGGTCCATGCCCAGGAGGAACTGGGCGACGTGCTGTTCACCCTGGTGAACGTGGCGCGCTGGTGCGGCCTGGATCCGGAGGCGGGCCTGGCCGGCACCAACCGCCGCTTCCTCGATCGCTTCTCCCGCGTGGAGGCGGCCCTCGGCGGCGATCTCGGTGGCCGCAGCCTGCGGGACCTGGAGGGCCTGTGGCAGGCCGCCAAGGCCGCGATCCGGGCGGAAGCGACCCCTTCGCCAGGCAGCGCCGCTGCCGAGGGTTCGCCCTAG
- a CDS encoding metal-binding protein translates to MASGRRHDRATLLLALPFALFWAPGLGPAGVAVAGVSFLAGGLLLSPDLDTLSNPARRWGPLRLLWWPYRKVLSHRSLLSHSPLLGTAGRLGYLALLALVLTVLLAPLGGPAPAALLGGLAQLWSERRALVITALVGLEASSWLHLIQDGDPLPRLPRLLRRRASRRSGRRHRSR, encoded by the coding sequence ATGGCCAGCGGCCGCCGCCACGACCGGGCCACCCTGCTGCTGGCCCTGCCCTTCGCCCTGTTCTGGGCGCCGGGCCTGGGGCCGGCCGGCGTGGCCGTCGCGGGCGTCAGCTTCCTCGCCGGCGGCCTGCTGCTCTCCCCCGACCTCGACACCCTCTCCAACCCCGCCCGCCGCTGGGGGCCCCTGCGGCTGCTCTGGTGGCCCTACCGCAAGGTCTTGTCGCACCGCTCGCTGCTCTCCCACAGCCCGCTGCTGGGCACAGCCGGGCGGCTAGGCTACCTGGCCCTGCTGGCCCTGGTGCTGACGGTGCTGCTGGCCCCGTTGGGCGGGCCGGCTCCGGCGGCGCTGCTGGGCGGGCTGGCCCAGCTCTGGAGCGAGCGGCGTGCCCTGGTGATCACGGCCCTGGTGGGGCTGGAAGCCAGCAGCTGGCTGCACCTGATCCAGGATGGCGATCCCCTGCCCCGACTGCCGCGGCTGCTGCGCCGCCGTGCCTCGCGCCGATCCGGGCGCCGGCACCGGAGCCGCTGA
- a CDS encoding lysophospholipid acyltransferase family protein, producing MPTGRPGRRRRRSPPSRLLRLRWRGEALALRLLLALLRGRSHTTMRRGIRLACRLAAPALAQRLSTAGANLERVYGDQLSPAQRRQLAGESLQSFFLSCLESIIQPVDPQRITAEGEGLAALMAMHRRGEAVIVGSLHLGCWDLGLRWLSERLPHLAVIYRPAHNPHADALLNAARSANSHCRWISQFDARGILQSLRDGCGLVVMTDLYSHRTALMVDFLGLRTRFATGPVALSQKTGAPLFPVAHVRGDDGRFRLICGAPLQPGHGPEALAAQAAALARWHEPWIQAYAEQYYWINRRWRPGDGSGERLRPIAPPAPRALAAGGEWRRRP from the coding sequence GTGCCCACGGGGCGGCCTGGCCGGCGGCGCAGGCGCTCGCCCCCCAGCCGGCTTCTGCGCCTGCGCTGGCGCGGCGAGGCCCTGGCGCTGCGGCTGCTGCTGGCCCTGCTGCGGGGCCGCTCCCACACCACCATGCGGCGCGGCATCCGCCTGGCCTGCCGCCTCGCGGCGCCGGCCCTGGCCCAGCGGCTCAGCACGGCAGGCGCCAACCTCGAGCGGGTGTACGGCGACCAGCTCAGCCCGGCCCAGCGGCGCCAGCTGGCCGGCGAGTCGCTGCAGAGCTTCTTTCTCTCCTGCCTGGAATCGATCATCCAGCCGGTGGATCCGCAACGCATCACGGCCGAAGGGGAGGGCCTGGCGGCCCTGATGGCCATGCACCGGCGCGGTGAGGCCGTGATCGTGGGCTCCCTGCACCTGGGCTGCTGGGATCTGGGCCTGCGCTGGCTGAGCGAGCGGCTGCCCCACCTGGCCGTGATCTACCGCCCGGCCCACAACCCCCACGCCGACGCCCTGCTGAATGCGGCCCGCAGCGCCAACAGCCACTGCCGCTGGATCTCCCAGTTCGATGCCCGCGGCATCCTGCAGAGCCTGCGCGACGGCTGCGGCCTGGTGGTGATGACCGACCTCTACAGCCACCGCACCGCGCTCATGGTCGATTTTCTCGGGCTGCGCACCCGCTTCGCCACCGGGCCGGTGGCTCTCTCCCAGAAGACGGGCGCGCCCCTGTTTCCGGTGGCCCACGTGCGCGGCGACGACGGCCGCTTCCGGCTGATCTGCGGCGCCCCCCTGCAGCCGGGCCACGGACCGGAAGCCCTGGCGGCCCAGGCCGCGGCGCTGGCCCGCTGGCACGAGCCCTGGATCCAGGCCTACGCCGAGCAGTACTACTGGATCAACCGCCGCTGGCGGCCCGGCGACGGCAGCGGCGAGCGGCTGCGGCCGATCGCCCCGCCGGCCCCACGGGCCCTGGCGGCCGGCGGGGAGTGGCGGCGGCGGCCCTGA
- a CDS encoding helix-turn-helix domain-containing protein, which yields MTTTAEVAAALRLSKNTLIRLRASDVLRPAIHFINIGRGEQRACLRWDLDKVEETLARRSKSLPRPSKK from the coding sequence ATGACCACCACCGCAGAGGTGGCTGCAGCGCTTCGGCTGTCGAAAAATACTCTGATCCGTCTGCGCGCGTCGGATGTGCTGAGGCCCGCAATTCACTTCATCAATATCGGCCGGGGCGAACAGCGTGCCTGCCTGAGGTGGGATCTCGACAAGGTGGAAGAAACCCTCGCACGTCGCTCGAAATCACTTCCCCGCCCTAGCAAGAAGTAG
- a CDS encoding IS3 family transposase (programmed frameshift), with translation MKRTRHTAEQIIRKLKTADQLIAQGKTVADVCRVIEVTQPTYHRWRQQYGGMQAEEARRLTQLEKENARLKKLLAEAELEKAMLKDLGGGKLLSPERRRRAVTVLQERYRASERQACRVVGQHRSTQRHCGKVVDLEETKLRHRLREIAAEHIRWGRRMAYRLLRREGWTVNHKRVQRLWREEGLQRPTPRKRKRARPADGSVRRHRAQHPHQVWAMDFQFDATADGRRLKFLNVIDEHSRLCLAIRVGRRCKAKDVVTVLEELTSLYPAPAFIRSDNGPEFIAQALRDWCEASSATSTAYIAPGSPWENGFAESFNGRFRDEFLNTELFTTAPEAQILADRWRWEYNTLRPHSALQGRTPMEAAQQGAAA, from the exons ATGAAACGCACCAGGCACACAGCGGAGCAGATCATCCGCAAGCTCAAGACCGCCGACCAGCTGATTGCCCAGGGCAAGACCGTCGCCGATGTCTGCCGCGTCATCGAGGTGACGCAGCCGACGTATCACCGCTGGCGGCAGCAGTACGGCGGCATGCAGGCCGAGGAGGCCCGCCGGCTGACGCAGCTGGAGAAGGAGAACGCCCGGCTCAAGAAGTTGTTGGCAGAAGCCGAGTTGGAGAAGGCGATGCTCAAGGACCTTG GCGGAGGGAAACTTCTGAGCCCGGAACGCCGTCGCAGGGCCGTCACGGTCCTGCAGGAGCGTTACCGGGCATCAGAGCGCCAGGCCTGCCGTGTTGTGGGGCAGCACCGCAGCACCCAGCGCCATTGCGGGAAGGTCGTCGACCTGGAGGAGACCAAGCTTCGGCACCGCCTGAGGGAGATTGCAGCTGAGCACATCCGCTGGGGCCGCCGCATGGCCTACCGCCTGCTGCGTCGGGAGGGCTGGACCGTGAACCACAAGCGGGTGCAACGGCTCTGGCGGGAGGAGGGGCTGCAGCGGCCCACTCCCAGGAAGCGGAAGCGGGCACGGCCCGCCGACGGCTCGGTGAGGCGTCACCGGGCCCAGCATCCCCACCAGGTGTGGGCCATGGATTTCCAGTTCGATGCCACCGCCGATGGCCGCAGACTCAAGTTCCTGAACGTGATCGACGAGCACAGCCGCCTCTGCCTGGCGATCCGGGTGGGCAGGCGGTGCAAGGCCAAAGACGTGGTGACTGTGCTGGAGGAACTCACCAGCCTCTACCCGGCGCCAGCGTTCATCCGATCGGACAACGGCCCGGAGTTCATTGCGCAGGCCCTACGGGACTGGTGCGAGGCCAGCAGCGCCACCAGCACGGCCTACATCGCGCCGGGATCCCCATGGGAGAACGGATTCGCAGAATCCTTCAACGGCCGCTTCCGCGATGAATTCCTCAACACCGAGTTGTTCACCACAGCCCCGGAGGCTCAGATCCTGGCCGATCGCTGGCGATGGGAGTACAACACGCTCAGGCCGCATTCGGCCCTCCAAGGGCGTACGCCCATGGAGGCAGCTCAACAAGGAGCTGCAGCATGA
- a CDS encoding AAA family ATPase has product MAMNRPTAAALPALPSIREIIDDATLKQAKPSYRALLNDALIAIRREDLDTEMELRAEIIGRFRRNDGQINAELLQLLTAQESGADRPTYGAVEIADAEPMRWLLDGFIPANDQVLLYGEAGAGKTTAAIALAFAVIDGTGLLDRSTPASPGKVLFISSDSGQAPLMEVLERSDYGSHPALRDSRFTVWGHSKVQSRKPWDASIAGCLALLKAVQDQGIELVLIDSCKVVTTKADLEYTSNSQVTALLTFFQEVICQYCSVIWLNHDGTGKGMHAGAKAWREVPSSVQSIEKVEQHDGECSGNQLRQWSVRKCRMGAERRFQYELGQDTGRVQLTADGGTPVVGDCSTLIWRLLRNALEGGASSLTRQELIEACFRSGYSAKTADNTLGNLCRSRLVVRPTRGRYCLAPKVIQGISLKGVSL; this is encoded by the coding sequence ATGGCGATGAATCGCCCTACGGCTGCAGCACTACCTGCCCTGCCCAGCATTAGAGAGATCATCGATGATGCGACCCTCAAGCAGGCTAAACCTTCGTACCGGGCGCTGCTCAACGATGCTCTAATAGCAATCCGCCGCGAGGATCTGGATACCGAGATGGAGCTTCGGGCTGAGATCATCGGTCGATTCCGCCGCAACGATGGCCAGATCAATGCCGAGTTGCTGCAACTGCTGACTGCTCAAGAGAGCGGCGCCGATCGACCTACCTATGGCGCTGTGGAGATTGCCGACGCGGAGCCGATGCGCTGGCTGCTGGACGGCTTCATCCCAGCCAATGATCAAGTCCTGCTCTACGGGGAAGCAGGAGCAGGGAAGACGACTGCAGCCATTGCGTTGGCGTTTGCCGTGATCGACGGGACTGGCCTGCTCGATCGCTCAACACCAGCATCCCCTGGCAAGGTTCTGTTCATCAGCAGCGACTCCGGCCAAGCGCCTCTGATGGAGGTGCTGGAGCGCTCCGACTATGGCAGCCACCCAGCACTGAGGGATAGCCGCTTCACGGTCTGGGGCCATAGCAAGGTGCAAAGCCGCAAGCCGTGGGATGCGTCCATTGCAGGCTGCCTCGCACTGCTCAAGGCGGTGCAGGATCAAGGCATTGAACTAGTGCTGATCGACAGCTGTAAGGTGGTCACGACTAAAGCCGATCTGGAATACACAAGTAACTCCCAGGTCACGGCGCTGCTGACCTTCTTTCAGGAGGTGATCTGTCAGTATTGCAGTGTCATCTGGCTGAACCACGACGGCACTGGCAAAGGGATGCATGCCGGGGCGAAGGCATGGCGTGAGGTGCCGTCTTCCGTGCAGTCCATCGAGAAGGTGGAGCAGCACGACGGTGAATGCAGCGGAAATCAATTACGGCAGTGGTCGGTGCGGAAGTGCCGTATGGGAGCCGAGCGACGGTTTCAGTACGAACTGGGCCAGGACACCGGCAGGGTTCAGCTTACCGCTGATGGTGGTACTCCAGTGGTCGGGGATTGCAGCACGCTGATCTGGAGGCTGCTCAGGAATGCCCTAGAGGGAGGTGCCAGCAGCCTGACCAGGCAGGAGCTGATCGAAGCCTGTTTCCGCAGCGGCTACAGCGCCAAGACGGCAGACAACACGCTGGGCAACCTTTGCCGCAGCAGGCTGGTCGTGAGACCTACCAGGGGTCGCTACTGTCTGGCGCCAAAAGTCATTCAGGGGATTTCCCTTAAGGGGGTGTCTCTCTAA
- a CDS encoding helix-turn-helix domain-containing protein, translating into MALLQSPIQHRTRLPRAQRDAHILRLRAAGHTHSTIADAVGCGVATVQRVLQRHLQELQQEIRHQAAAIRAQHLLELRWLREQLTAAVSRGEVAAIGRWIQIQERESRLLGLDVPPNLDAAASAWGARTVLQQLAEQLPAEVMDQIVTALTHEP; encoded by the coding sequence GTGGCCCTGCTGCAGAGCCCGATCCAGCACCGCACGCGCCTGCCCCGTGCCCAGCGTGATGCCCACATCCTGCGGCTGCGGGCCGCCGGTCACACCCACAGCACCATCGCCGATGCAGTGGGCTGCGGTGTGGCGACCGTGCAGCGGGTGCTGCAGCGCCACCTTCAAGAGCTCCAGCAGGAGATCCGCCATCAGGCCGCGGCCATCCGTGCCCAGCACCTGCTGGAGTTGCGCTGGCTGAGGGAACAGCTCACCGCCGCGGTGAGCCGGGGGGAAGTTGCGGCGATCGGCCGCTGGATTCAGATCCAGGAGCGCGAGTCCAGGCTGCTGGGCCTCGATGTTCCCCCCAACCTCGATGCCGCCGCCAGTGCCTGGGGAGCCAGGACGGTGCTGCAGCAGCTGGCTGAGCAGCTGCCGGCTGAGGTGATGGATCAGATCGTTACCGCCCTCACTCATGAGCCATAG
- a CDS encoding HD domain-containing protein, producing the protein MASLEPRTVFHQPPPEEPMTAQPQAPFHSERYTQALTLAAHLHRHQCRKGKTVPYIAHLIAVSALVWEDAGTEDQAIAALLHDAIEDAGQSEESIARLFGAEVGASVQACTDTAGPALHDERKEPWIDRKTRYIEQLPHKPAAALLVTAADKAHNARDCVLDAAADPEAWNRFRAGLAGTAWYFHSLHQQLAQLLPQSRSVAMLGEAVTTILESTELQALVPAGQTARQWVEGYLERPDSHPAD; encoded by the coding sequence ATGGCCAGCCTTGAGCCCCGCACCGTGTTCCACCAACCACCACCCGAGGAACCCATGACAGCCCAGCCTCAAGCGCCGTTCCACAGCGAGCGCTACACCCAGGCCCTCACCCTGGCGGCCCACCTGCACCGCCACCAGTGCCGCAAGGGCAAGACAGTGCCCTACATCGCCCACCTGATCGCCGTCAGTGCCCTGGTCTGGGAAGACGCCGGCACAGAAGACCAGGCCATCGCCGCCCTGCTGCATGACGCCATCGAGGACGCCGGCCAGAGCGAGGAGTCAATCGCCCGCCTGTTCGGCGCCGAGGTGGGGGCCAGCGTGCAGGCCTGCACCGATACGGCAGGGCCGGCGCTGCATGACGAGCGCAAGGAGCCCTGGATCGATCGCAAGACGCGCTACATCGAGCAGCTGCCCCACAAGCCGGCCGCGGCCCTGCTGGTCACAGCAGCCGACAAGGCCCACAACGCCCGCGACTGCGTGCTCGATGCCGCAGCCGATCCCGAGGCCTGGAACCGCTTCCGCGCCGGGCTGGCAGGCACGGCCTGGTACTTCCACAGCCTGCACCAGCAGCTGGCGCAGCTGCTGCCCCAGAGCCGCTCGGTGGCGATGCTGGGTGAGGCGGTGACCACGATCCTGGAGAGCACGGAGCTGCAGGCGCTGGTGCCGGCAGGACAGACGGCCCGGCAGTGGGTGGAGGGCTATCTGGAGAGGCCGGACAGCCATCCGGCGGATTGA
- a CDS encoding IS5 family transposase, whose product MYRREHRDQLSFEDFFLPFGGKLSGDNRWIKLAELIPWDELEGDYAAQFCKGFGAPAKPFRMALGALIIKARMGLTDEELVEQIKENPYLQFFIGLEAFQYSAPFDPSMMVYFRKRLPDSVVNDCNERIVRHGLNVIRSSAVDEHDSSDGGGAGSAADQKIESKTPRPNQGSLLIDATCVPADIRHPTDLSLLNEGRELTETLIDAMYSQVRESFGHKPRTHRKQARQQFLAVAKKKRPRFLKIRKAIKQQLGHLKRNLANIDALTACGASLLAAGRHAYQKLLVVSELVRQQNILYRSDTRSIPARIVSLCQAHIRPIVRGKARCNVEFGAKISLSVTDEGFAFLDRLSFDPYNEGEDLKVQAQAYRRRYGCYPEVICADQIYRTRSNRAFCQRHGIRLSGPRLGRPKNDPELVAAERRQFVDDQRRRNAVEGKIGQGKRRYGLGLIREKLPATQGSSIAMNVLVMNLQKLLELLCLYFVLCWQLLVSAARALSSSSRELSCQLSGA is encoded by the coding sequence ATGTACCGACGTGAGCATCGTGATCAGCTCTCGTTCGAGGACTTCTTCCTGCCGTTTGGAGGAAAGCTCTCTGGTGACAATCGCTGGATCAAGCTGGCTGAGCTGATCCCATGGGATGAGCTGGAAGGTGACTATGCAGCTCAGTTCTGCAAGGGCTTTGGCGCCCCGGCAAAGCCATTTCGCATGGCACTGGGCGCCCTGATCATCAAGGCCCGCATGGGGCTGACTGATGAAGAACTGGTTGAGCAAATCAAAGAGAACCCCTATCTCCAGTTCTTCATCGGCCTGGAGGCATTTCAGTACTCGGCTCCGTTTGACCCATCAATGATGGTGTACTTCCGGAAGCGGCTGCCAGATTCGGTCGTGAATGACTGCAATGAACGAATCGTGCGTCACGGTCTGAACGTGATCCGTTCGTCTGCAGTTGATGAGCACGACAGCAGCGATGGAGGCGGAGCCGGGAGCGCAGCTGATCAGAAGATTGAATCCAAAACGCCACGGCCAAATCAGGGGTCACTGCTGATTGATGCGACATGCGTTCCGGCAGATATTCGGCATCCAACGGATCTCTCGCTGCTCAATGAAGGCCGAGAGCTCACCGAGACTCTGATCGATGCCATGTATTCGCAGGTCAGAGAGTCCTTTGGTCACAAACCACGAACGCATCGGAAGCAGGCCAGGCAGCAGTTCCTCGCCGTGGCCAAGAAAAAACGCCCTCGGTTTCTCAAGATCCGCAAAGCGATCAAGCAACAGCTTGGGCATCTCAAGCGCAACCTTGCCAACATTGACGCCCTGACAGCCTGTGGCGCAAGCCTTCTGGCGGCTGGGCGGCATGCCTATCAGAAGCTGTTGGTTGTCAGTGAGCTGGTCCGCCAGCAGAACATTCTCTATCGCTCAGACACCAGAAGTATTCCCGCTCGCATCGTCAGCCTCTGTCAAGCGCACATCAGGCCAATTGTTCGCGGCAAGGCGAGGTGCAATGTTGAGTTCGGCGCCAAGATCTCACTTTCTGTCACCGATGAAGGATTTGCTTTCCTGGATCGGCTGAGCTTTGACCCCTACAACGAAGGGGAAGATCTGAAAGTTCAGGCCCAAGCCTATCGTCGTCGATACGGCTGCTATCCGGAGGTGATCTGCGCTGATCAGATCTACCGCACAAGATCAAATCGGGCATTCTGCCAGCGTCACGGCATTCGGCTGAGTGGGCCTCGTCTTGGTCGCCCGAAGAATGATCCGGAGTTGGTGGCAGCCGAGAGGCGGCAGTTCGTTGATGATCAAAGGCGGCGCAATGCTGTTGAAGGCAAGATCGGTCAAGGCAAGCGTCGCTATGGATTGGGATTGATCCGAGAGAAACTGCCGGCAACACAGGGTTCATCCATCGCGATGAATGTCCTGGTCATGAACCTCCAGAAGCTCCTGGAGCTTCTTTGTCTCTATTTTGTGCTCTGCTGGCAACTCTTGGTCTCCGCCGCACGGGCTCTGAGCTCCAGCAGCAGAGAGCTGAGTTGTCAGCTCAGCGGGGCCTGA